In Trichomycterus rosablanca isolate fTriRos1 chromosome 20, fTriRos1.hap1, whole genome shotgun sequence, one DNA window encodes the following:
- the tlcd5a gene encoding TLC domain-containing protein 5a translates to MSPLVLGVGACLLGWIALYALLCYTNGSCGYEWNCRLVTLIHGILAVCVTAYIGYVDGPWPFTYPGTKNTLLQITAMVLSLGYFIFDMGWCVYFQTEGLVMLAHHTMSILGILLTLWLGESGIESCAVIFGSEITNPLLQTRWFLKHSGRYDTLLGDLVDVLFVLLFVIMRVFVGGAMLYCELISPRPKFVIKCGGVAMYVLSWVFVADIFRFSYRKCSTKLQRWKKPRVHVDVNGQDVKRD, encoded by the exons ATGTCACCACTGGTTCTGGGAGTCGGTGCATGCCTGCTGGGGTGGATCGCTCTTTATGCTCTGCTCTGTTACACAAACGGCTCTTGTGGCTATGAATGGAACTGTCGGCTGGTCACCCTGATCCACGGCATCctggcagtgtgtgtaacagCATACATCGGCTACGTGGATGGTCCATGGCCTTTCACCTACCCAG GTACCAAGAACACCCTTCTGCAGATCACAGCCATGGTGCTCAGTCTGGGCTACTTCATCTTCGACATGGGCTGGTGCGTGTACTTCCAGACCGAAGGACTGGTCATGCTGGCCCACCACACCATGAGCATTCTGGGTATCCTGCTCACCCTGTGGCTGGGCGAGTCAGGAATCGAGTCGTGCGCCGTCATCTTTGGCAGCGAGATCACCAACCCTTTGCTCCAGACCCGCTGGTTCCTGAAGCACTCGGGACGTTACGACACTTTGCTGGGTGACCTGGTGGACGTGCTGTTCGTGCTTTTGTTCGTGATCATGCGAGTGTTCGTGGGCGGCGCCATGCTGTACTGTGAGCTCATCTCACCCAGGCCGAAATTTGTTATCAAGTGTGGTGGGGTGGCCATGTAcgtcctgtcctgggtgttcGTGGCTGACATTTTTAGGTTTTCCTACCGTAAATGCAGCACGAAACTCCAGCGCTGGAAGAAGCCGCGGGTACACGTCGATGTCAACGGCCAGGATGTTAAAAGGGACTGA